In Streptomyces sp. NBC_00414, a single window of DNA contains:
- a CDS encoding NUDIX hydrolase produces the protein MIVWINGAFGAGKTTTARELIDLIPNSTLFDPELIGAGLAQLLPAKRLAEVGDFQDLPIWRRLVVDTAAAMLAELGGVLVVPMTLLRQDYRDEIFGGLAARRIAVRHVLLAPAETILRERIAGREVPPDLPDGEIRVRQWSYDQIEPYRAALAGWLTADAHPVDNSTLTPYETAVRVAEAVSSGSVPVCDIVQTPEPTSETVAAGVLLFDEQDRVLLVDPTYKAGWEFPGGVVESGEAPARAGIREVAEETGIQLTDIPHLLVVDWEPPAPPGYGGLRLLYDGGRLGGGEARRMLLPGPELRDWRFVTEEEAATLLPPVRYERLRWALRAREQGAALYLEAGVPQGS, from the coding sequence GTGATCGTCTGGATCAACGGTGCGTTCGGTGCGGGGAAGACCACCACCGCACGGGAACTGATCGACCTGATCCCGAACAGCACACTCTTCGACCCCGAGCTCATCGGTGCCGGGCTGGCGCAACTGCTGCCCGCCAAGCGCCTCGCCGAGGTCGGCGACTTCCAGGACCTGCCGATCTGGCGGCGGCTCGTGGTCGACACGGCCGCCGCGATGCTCGCCGAACTCGGGGGCGTCCTCGTGGTTCCCATGACACTGCTCCGGCAGGACTACCGCGACGAGATCTTCGGCGGACTCGCGGCCCGCAGGATCGCGGTACGCCATGTGCTTCTCGCCCCGGCGGAAACGATCCTGCGCGAGCGAATAGCCGGCCGGGAGGTCCCACCGGACCTCCCCGACGGGGAGATACGGGTACGGCAGTGGTCGTACGACCAGATCGAGCCCTACCGTGCCGCCCTCGCCGGCTGGCTCACCGCGGACGCCCACCCCGTCGACAACAGCACACTCACCCCGTACGAGACCGCCGTGCGCGTCGCCGAGGCCGTGAGCAGCGGGTCCGTGCCGGTCTGCGACATCGTGCAGACCCCCGAGCCCACCTCGGAGACCGTCGCGGCGGGCGTGCTCCTCTTCGACGAGCAGGACCGGGTGCTGCTCGTCGACCCGACGTACAAGGCCGGCTGGGAGTTCCCCGGCGGTGTCGTCGAATCCGGCGAGGCGCCCGCGCGCGCGGGCATACGCGAGGTCGCCGAGGAGACCGGCATCCAGCTCACCGACATCCCCCACCTGCTGGTCGTCGACTGGGAGCCTCCGGCGCCCCCCGGCTACGGCGGTCTGCGCCTCCTCTACGACGGCGGCCGGCTCGGCGGCGGCGAGGCCCGGCGGATGCTGCTGCCGGGCCCCGAACTGCGCGACTGGCGCTTCGTCACCGAGGAGGAGGCCGCCACACTCCTCCCACCCGTCCGCTATGAGCGTCTGCGCTGGGCACTGCGGGCACGGGAACAGGGGGCGGCCCTGTACCTGGAGGCAGGGGTGCCGCAGGGTTCTTAG
- a CDS encoding response regulator transcription factor, whose amino-acid sequence MIRVLLADDQSLVRAGFKALLDAQPDIEVAGEAADGAEALRGVRRLRPDVVLMDIRMPVLDGLVATRRITDDPDLTDVRVVMLTTFELDEYVFEAIRSGASGFLVKDTEPEELLRAVRAVVEGDALLSPGVTRRLIAEFAARSKEPAAADALAELTEREREVMALVGIGLSNDEIARRLVVSPLTAKTHVSRTMVKLGARDRAQVVVLAYESGLVRPGWLG is encoded by the coding sequence GTGATCCGCGTACTGCTCGCCGACGACCAGTCACTGGTGCGTGCGGGTTTCAAGGCGCTCCTGGACGCCCAGCCGGACATCGAGGTGGCCGGGGAGGCGGCGGACGGGGCGGAGGCGCTGCGGGGAGTACGTCGACTGCGGCCCGACGTCGTCCTGATGGACATCCGTATGCCGGTGCTCGACGGCCTCGTCGCGACGCGCCGCATCACCGACGACCCGGACCTGACGGACGTCAGGGTCGTCATGCTCACCACCTTCGAACTCGACGAGTACGTCTTCGAGGCGATCCGTTCCGGCGCGTCCGGCTTCCTCGTCAAGGACACCGAACCGGAAGAACTCCTGCGTGCCGTCAGGGCGGTGGTCGAGGGGGACGCGCTGCTCTCGCCGGGCGTGACACGGCGCCTGATCGCGGAGTTCGCGGCCCGCTCGAAGGAGCCGGCCGCCGCCGACGCGCTCGCCGAACTCACCGAGCGGGAGCGGGAGGTGATGGCGCTGGTCGGCATCGGACTGTCGAACGACGAGATCGCGCGGCGTCTTGTGGTCAGCCCGCTGACGGCCAAGACCCACGTCAGCCGGACCATGGTCAAGCTGGGTGCCCGGGACCGGGCCCAAGTGGTCGTGCTGGCCTACGAGTCGGGGTTGGTGCGGCCTGGCTGGCTGGGCTGA
- a CDS encoding dipeptidase: MSSNPVAETIASAMPRAKAELTELVAFKSVADFDQFPRSESEGAANWVADALRAEGFQDVALLDTPDGTQSVYGFLPGPEGSKTVLLYAHYDVQPPLDEAGWTTPPFELTEREDGRWYGRGAADCKGGLIMHLLALRALKANGGVPVGVKVIAEGSEEQGTGGLERYAEEHPELLTADAIVIGDSGNFRVGVPTVTTALRGMTLVRVQVDTLEGNLHSGQFGGAAPDALGALIRALDSLRAEDGSTTVDGLTGDSRWEGLQYEEAQFRKDAKVLDGVELIGSGTVADRIWARPAVTVLGIDCPPVVGATPSVQAGARALVSLRVPPGADAVEATKLLQAHLEAHTPWGARVTTEQTGQGQAFRADTSSPAYAAMAEAMGVAYDGAEMQYAGQGGSIPLCNTLATLYPQAEILLIGLSEPEAQIHAVNESVSPDELERLAVAEALFLRNYAAS; the protein is encoded by the coding sequence ATGTCGTCGAATCCGGTCGCCGAGACCATCGCCTCAGCAATGCCCAGGGCGAAGGCGGAGCTCACCGAGCTGGTGGCCTTCAAATCGGTGGCCGACTTCGACCAGTTCCCCCGGAGCGAGAGCGAGGGCGCCGCGAACTGGGTGGCCGACGCGCTGCGCGCCGAGGGTTTCCAGGACGTCGCCCTGCTCGACACCCCCGACGGCACACAGTCGGTGTACGGCTTCCTGCCCGGCCCCGAGGGCTCGAAGACCGTTCTCCTGTACGCGCACTACGACGTGCAGCCGCCGCTCGACGAGGCCGGCTGGACGACGCCCCCCTTCGAGCTGACCGAGCGGGAGGACGGCCGCTGGTACGGGCGCGGGGCCGCGGACTGCAAGGGCGGCTTGATCATGCACTTGCTGGCGCTGCGCGCGCTCAAGGCGAACGGCGGCGTCCCGGTCGGCGTCAAGGTCATCGCGGAGGGCTCGGAGGAGCAGGGCACGGGCGGTCTGGAGCGGTACGCCGAGGAGCACCCGGAGCTGCTGACGGCCGACGCGATCGTCATCGGCGACTCCGGGAACTTCCGGGTCGGTGTGCCGACGGTCACCACCGCGCTGCGCGGCATGACGCTCGTCCGCGTCCAGGTCGACACCCTCGAAGGCAATCTGCACTCCGGACAGTTCGGCGGCGCGGCACCCGACGCGCTGGGCGCGCTGATCCGCGCACTCGACTCCCTGCGCGCCGAGGACGGTTCGACGACGGTCGACGGGCTCACGGGCGACTCCCGGTGGGAGGGGCTGCAGTACGAGGAGGCGCAGTTCCGCAAGGACGCCAAGGTGCTCGACGGTGTGGAGCTGATCGGCTCGGGCACGGTCGCCGACCGTATCTGGGCGCGGCCCGCCGTGACCGTGCTCGGCATCGACTGCCCGCCGGTGGTCGGCGCCACCCCGTCCGTGCAGGCCGGCGCCCGCGCGCTGGTCAGCCTGCGGGTGCCGCCGGGCGCGGACGCCGTCGAGGCGACCAAGCTGCTCCAGGCCCACCTGGAGGCGCACACCCCGTGGGGAGCGCGGGTCACCACCGAGCAGACCGGTCAGGGCCAGGCCTTCCGCGCGGACACGTCGAGCCCGGCGTACGCGGCCATGGCCGAGGCGATGGGGGTCGCGTACGACGGCGCGGAGATGCAGTACGCCGGGCAGGGCGGCTCCATCCCGCTGTGCAACACCCTCGCGACCCTGTACCCGCAGGCGGAGATCCTCCTGATCGGGCTGAGCGAGCCCGAGGCGCAGATCCACGCCGTGAACGAGAGTGTGTCGCCCGACGAGCTGGAGCGGCTCGCTGTCGCCGAGGCGCTGTTCCTCCGGAACTACGCGGCGAGCTGA
- a CDS encoding MarR family winged helix-turn-helix transcriptional regulator: protein MAAVEKAEQGLVDQWRDILAVHARTLCELDRALHQHGLGASDFEVLDVLAAGASADGGIVYRVQEIAERVHLSQSALSRLIGRLEKDGLVERCMCPEDRRGVRVSLTAKGRALHGEVLPLQRAVLGRMLADRATKD, encoded by the coding sequence ATGGCGGCTGTGGAGAAGGCCGAGCAGGGGCTCGTGGATCAATGGCGTGACATCCTCGCGGTGCACGCGCGCACACTGTGTGAACTCGATCGTGCGCTGCATCAACACGGCCTGGGCGCCAGCGACTTCGAGGTCCTCGACGTACTGGCCGCGGGTGCGTCGGCGGACGGCGGGATCGTGTACCGCGTCCAGGAGATCGCCGAACGGGTGCATCTGAGCCAGAGCGCGCTGTCCCGGCTGATCGGCCGCCTTGAGAAGGACGGACTCGTGGAGCGCTGCATGTGCCCCGAGGACCGGCGCGGCGTACGCGTGTCCCTCACGGCGAAGGGGCGTGCCCTGCACGGCGAGGTGCTGCCGCTCCAGCGCGCCGTCCTGGGGCGGATGCTGGCGGACAGGGCGACGAAGGACTGA
- a CDS encoding MFS transporter codes for MTSPLTTPASQGRWTPRLWGTLLVLCAAMFLDALDVSMVGVALPSIGSELDLSTSTLQWIVSGYILGYGGLLLLGGRAADLLGRRQVFLVALGVFALASLLGGLVDSGPLLIASRFIKGLSAAFTAPAGLSIITTTFPQGPLRNRALSIYTTCAATGFSMGLVLSGLLTEASWRLTMLLPAPIAVAALLAGLKLIPRSERDRTHRGYDIPGAVIGTASMLLLVFTVVQAPEVGWTSARTLLSFLAVAVLLTVFVRVELRSASPLIRLGVLRSGDQVRAQLGAMMFFGSYVGFQFLVTLYMQSLLGWSALHTALAFLPAGALVALSATKMGAIVDRFGTPRLLVLGFALMVVGYALFLRVDLDPVYAAVILPSMLLIGAACALVFPSLNIQATNGVDDHEQGMVSGLLNTSVQVGGAIFLAIVTAVVAANASGDSSPQAVLDSYRPGLVVVTVVALAGLLITATGLRRGRRTPQTTVLVAKSEYTGDGSAQVSSHAPEGERVTVRD; via the coding sequence ATGACCTCTCCGCTCACCACCCCCGCGTCCCAGGGACGCTGGACCCCGCGCCTGTGGGGCACCCTCCTGGTGCTCTGCGCCGCGATGTTCCTGGACGCGCTGGACGTGTCGATGGTCGGCGTCGCCCTGCCGTCCATCGGTTCCGAACTGGATCTCTCCACCTCGACCCTGCAGTGGATCGTCAGCGGTTACATACTCGGCTACGGCGGGCTGCTGCTCCTCGGCGGCCGCGCCGCCGACCTCCTGGGCCGCCGCCAGGTGTTCCTCGTGGCCCTCGGCGTCTTCGCCCTCGCCTCCCTGCTCGGCGGCCTCGTCGACTCCGGACCGCTGCTGATCGCGAGCCGGTTCATCAAGGGCCTGAGCGCCGCGTTCACCGCCCCCGCCGGGCTGTCGATCATCACCACGACGTTCCCGCAGGGCCCGCTGCGCAACCGCGCCCTCTCGATCTACACCACCTGCGCAGCCACCGGCTTCTCGATGGGCCTCGTCCTCTCCGGCCTTCTCACCGAGGCCAGTTGGCGGCTGACCATGCTGCTGCCCGCCCCCATCGCGGTCGCCGCCCTGCTCGCAGGATTGAAGCTCATCCCGCGCAGCGAGCGCGACCGGACCCACCGCGGCTACGACATCCCCGGCGCCGTCATCGGCACCGCCTCGATGCTGCTGCTCGTCTTCACCGTCGTGCAGGCACCCGAGGTGGGCTGGACCTCGGCCCGTACACTGCTGTCGTTCCTCGCGGTCGCGGTCCTGCTCACCGTCTTCGTACGGGTCGAGCTGCGCAGCGCCAGCCCGCTGATCCGGCTCGGTGTGCTGCGCTCCGGCGACCAGGTCCGCGCCCAGCTGGGCGCCATGATGTTCTTCGGCTCGTACGTCGGCTTCCAGTTCCTCGTCACGCTGTACATGCAGTCGCTGCTGGGCTGGTCGGCCCTGCACACCGCGCTCGCCTTCCTGCCCGCGGGGGCGCTCGTGGCGCTCTCGGCCACGAAGATGGGCGCGATCGTCGATCGGTTCGGGACGCCACGGCTCCTCGTACTGGGCTTCGCCCTGATGGTCGTCGGCTACGCGCTGTTCCTGCGCGTCGACCTCGACCCGGTGTACGCGGCGGTGATCCTGCCGTCGATGCTGCTGATCGGCGCGGCCTGCGCACTGGTCTTCCCGTCGCTCAACATCCAGGCCACCAACGGCGTCGACGACCACGAGCAGGGCATGGTCTCGGGTCTGCTCAACACCTCGGTGCAGGTGGGCGGCGCGATCTTCCTCGCGATCGTGACGGCCGTCGTGGCGGCGAACGCCTCCGGCGACTCCTCGCCGCAGGCGGTCCTCGACAGCTACCGGCCCGGTCTCGTCGTGGTGACCGTGGTCGCCCTGGCGGGCCTGCTCATCACGGCCACCGGGCTGCGGCGCGGGCGGCGTACGCCGCAGACGACCGTCCTGGTCGCCAAGTCCGAGTACACGGGGGACGGTTCGGCCCAGGTGTCCAGCCATGCCCCGGAGGGCGAGCGCGTGACAGTCCGCGACTGA
- a CDS encoding PRC and DUF2382 domain-containing protein, protein MITQEQIPAVLEHPVYDAEGNKIGDASHVFFDDATGQPEWVSIKTGLFGTSESFVPIREAVMVEDHLEVPYAKGMVKDAPNVDVDNGGHLSESEEVRLYEHYGIAWDDAWQQANQPGGEGWAHSGTAGAAGAAGTAAAVGSTGRDMGVSEETAMTRSEEQMHVGTERYESGRARLRKYVVTEEVQQTVPLRHEEVRVVREPITDANRGDAMTGTDISEAEREVTLHAERPVVETEAVPVERVRLSTEELTEEETVTGQVRKEQIAVEGVEDDEKSHPRR, encoded by the coding sequence ATGATCACCCAGGAGCAGATACCGGCAGTACTGGAACACCCCGTGTACGACGCCGAGGGCAACAAGATCGGGGACGCGAGCCACGTCTTCTTCGACGACGCGACCGGCCAACCTGAATGGGTCAGCATCAAGACCGGCCTGTTCGGCACCAGTGAGTCGTTCGTGCCGATCCGGGAAGCGGTCATGGTCGAGGACCACCTTGAGGTGCCCTACGCCAAGGGCATGGTCAAGGACGCTCCCAACGTCGACGTCGACAACGGCGGACACCTGTCCGAGTCGGAGGAAGTCCGGCTGTACGAGCACTACGGCATCGCCTGGGACGACGCCTGGCAGCAGGCCAACCAGCCCGGCGGAGAGGGCTGGGCCCACTCCGGCACCGCAGGTGCCGCCGGTGCCGCGGGCACGGCCGCGGCGGTCGGCTCCACCGGCCGGGACATGGGTGTGTCCGAGGAAACGGCGATGACCCGCTCCGAGGAGCAGATGCACGTCGGCACCGAACGGTACGAGTCGGGCCGGGCACGACTGCGCAAGTACGTGGTGACGGAGGAGGTCCAGCAGACGGTGCCCCTGCGCCATGAGGAGGTACGCGTCGTACGCGAGCCGATCACGGACGCGAACCGCGGTGACGCCATGACCGGCACGGACATCTCCGAGGCCGAACGCGAAGTCACCCTGCACGCCGAACGTCCCGTCGTGGAGACCGAGGCCGTTCCGGTGGAGCGGGTGCGGCTCAGCACCGAGGAGCTCACCGAGGAGGAGACCGTCACCGGCCAGGTCCGCAAGGAGCAGATCGCCGTCGAAGGCGTCGAGGACGACGAGAAGAGCCACCCGCGCCGGTAG
- a CDS encoding geranylgeranyl reductase family protein, with protein MSSENSSDDGQQVWDVVVVGAGPAGASAAYAAAVAGRRVLLLEKAELPRYKTCGGGIIGPTRDALPPGFELPFRDRIHAVTFSLEGKFTRTRRSKQMLFGLINRPEFDHQLVEHAQKAGAELRTGATVSRVEQHGSAVPDRRSVAVVLQDGETLLARAVVGADGSASRIGAHVGVKLDQVDLGLEAEIPVPETVAEDWKGRVLIDWGPLPGSYGWVFPKGDTLTVGVISARGEGAATKRYLEDFIARLGLAGFEPSISSGHLTRCRADDSPLSRGRVLVCGDAAGLLEPWTREGISFALRSGRLAGEWAVRIAEAHDAVDTRRQALNYAFAIKAGLGVEMSIGRRMLTIFERRPGVFHAALTGFRPAWKAFAGITRGSTSLGEMVRSHPMAERALSRIDR; from the coding sequence GTGAGCAGCGAGAACTCTTCAGACGACGGACAGCAGGTATGGGACGTCGTCGTGGTCGGCGCGGGGCCCGCGGGCGCCTCGGCCGCCTATGCGGCAGCGGTCGCGGGGCGCCGCGTCCTCTTGCTGGAGAAAGCGGAGTTGCCCCGCTACAAGACGTGCGGCGGCGGGATCATCGGACCGACCCGTGACGCACTGCCGCCCGGTTTCGAGCTGCCGTTCCGGGACCGGATCCACGCGGTCACGTTCTCGCTGGAGGGCAAGTTCACGCGGACGCGCCGCTCCAAGCAGATGCTGTTCGGGCTCATCAACCGGCCGGAGTTCGACCACCAGCTCGTCGAGCACGCGCAGAAGGCGGGCGCCGAACTGCGTACGGGGGCGACGGTCTCCCGGGTGGAACAGCACGGCTCGGCGGTCCCCGACCGGCGCTCGGTGGCCGTCGTCCTCCAGGACGGCGAGACGCTGCTGGCGCGGGCGGTGGTCGGCGCGGACGGCAGTGCCAGCCGGATAGGAGCGCACGTCGGGGTGAAGCTCGACCAGGTCGACCTCGGCCTGGAGGCGGAGATCCCGGTGCCGGAGACGGTGGCGGAGGACTGGAAGGGCCGGGTCCTCATCGACTGGGGCCCTCTTCCCGGCAGTTACGGGTGGGTGTTCCCCAAGGGCGACACCCTGACCGTCGGAGTGATCTCGGCGCGGGGCGAAGGCGCCGCCACCAAGCGGTACTTGGAGGACTTCATCGCCCGCCTCGGACTGGCGGGCTTCGAGCCGAGCATCTCGTCCGGGCACCTGACCCGCTGCCGCGCCGACGACTCGCCGCTGTCGCGGGGCCGGGTGCTGGTGTGCGGCGACGCGGCGGGGCTCCTGGAGCCGTGGACCCGTGAGGGCATCTCCTTCGCGCTGCGTTCGGGGCGGCTCGCGGGGGAGTGGGCGGTGCGGATCGCCGAGGCCCACGACGCCGTGGACACGCGCCGGCAGGCGCTGAACTACGCCTTCGCGATCAAGGCGGGCCTCGGTGTGGAGATGAGCATCGGCAGGCGCATGCTCACGATCTTCGAGCGCCGGCCCGGGGTGTTCCACGCCGCGCTCACCGGCTTCCGGCCGGCCTGGAAGGCGTTCGCGGGGATCACCCGCGGCTCCACCTCGCTGGGCGAGATGGTGCGGTCGCACCCGATGGCGGAGCGCGCCCTGAGCAGGATCGACCGCTGA
- a CDS encoding sensor histidine kinase, giving the protein MAGMEEQRTRRCGGPPWARGGPPRNRWHVPPWWNHRDEDEEGAGRPRRPWRSTFFLTVFVLVGSNFAARAQPDREQLDALARALLLGGGLLLLWRQRYPALVMCGTAVSALVYFSAGYPYGPVFLTVALACFSAVVAGHRRLVWAALGTLWTVHLLVGHWLYRWLPPEGDPASSWGEEVAIATWIVAILAVSELARVRREQWDRDRAERRRAAGRRADEERLRIARELHDVLAHSISVINVQAGVGLALLDSDPEQARTALTTIKAASKEALGEVRQVLDTLRTPGDAPRAPAPGLDRLPELVEQAAGAGLTVAVENRGGSRKLAPGADLAAFRIVQEALTNVVRHSGSRHARVRVDRTRDALRLRVDDDGPATGEDAGGSGNGLAGMRERAAALGGTIEAGPREDGGFRVLAVLPLRNVLGVPGPSEAGKSHHPEKSHHPDKARNPEEDR; this is encoded by the coding sequence GTGGCGGGCATGGAAGAGCAGCGCACACGCCGGTGCGGTGGACCCCCCTGGGCCAGGGGCGGTCCACCGCGGAACCGGTGGCACGTGCCACCGTGGTGGAACCACCGCGACGAGGACGAGGAGGGCGCCGGCCGCCCTCGACGGCCGTGGCGTTCGACGTTCTTCCTCACCGTGTTCGTCCTCGTGGGCAGCAACTTCGCCGCCCGGGCACAGCCCGACCGGGAGCAGCTCGACGCCCTCGCGCGTGCCCTGCTGCTCGGCGGCGGTCTCCTGCTCCTGTGGCGGCAGCGGTACCCGGCCCTCGTGATGTGCGGCACCGCGGTCTCGGCCCTTGTCTACTTCAGCGCGGGATACCCGTACGGACCCGTATTCCTCACGGTCGCGCTCGCCTGCTTCAGCGCGGTCGTCGCCGGGCACCGCAGACTCGTCTGGGCCGCCCTCGGCACGCTGTGGACGGTCCATCTCCTGGTGGGGCACTGGCTCTACCGATGGCTGCCGCCGGAGGGCGACCCGGCCTCCTCGTGGGGCGAGGAGGTGGCCATCGCCACCTGGATCGTGGCGATCCTCGCGGTCTCCGAACTGGCCCGCGTCCGCCGGGAGCAGTGGGACCGCGACCGGGCGGAACGCCGTCGGGCGGCCGGACGGCGCGCCGACGAGGAACGGCTGCGCATCGCCCGCGAACTCCACGACGTCCTGGCCCACAGCATCTCGGTCATCAACGTCCAGGCGGGAGTCGGTCTCGCGCTGCTCGACTCCGACCCGGAGCAGGCGCGCACCGCGCTCACCACCATCAAGGCCGCGAGCAAGGAGGCGCTGGGGGAGGTGCGCCAAGTGCTCGACACGCTCCGCACGCCCGGTGACGCGCCCCGCGCGCCGGCGCCGGGCCTCGACCGCCTTCCCGAACTGGTGGAACAGGCCGCGGGCGCCGGTCTGACCGTCGCCGTGGAGAACCGGGGCGGGAGCAGGAAGCTCGCGCCGGGCGCGGATCTCGCGGCCTTCCGTATCGTCCAGGAGGCGCTGACCAACGTCGTACGGCATTCCGGGTCGCGGCACGCGCGCGTGCGGGTCGACCGCACGCGCGACGCCCTGCGGCTCCGTGTCGACGACGACGGCCCGGCGACCGGCGAGGACGCGGGCGGCAGCGGCAACGGACTGGCCGGAATGCGGGAGCGCGCCGCGGCGCTGGGTGGCACCATCGAGGCCGGGCCGCGGGAGGACGGAGGTTTCCGGGTGCTCGCCGTACTTCCGCTGAGGAATGTGCTCGGGGTGCCGGGACCCTCGGAGGCCGGGAAGTCCCACCACCCCGAGAAGTCCCACCACCCCGACAAGGCTCGCAACCCCGAGGAGGACCGGTGA
- a CDS encoding NAD(P)-dependent oxidoreductase codes for MTDKLTVSVLGTGIMGAAMARNLARAGHGVRVWNRSRDKAEPLAVDGAHVAGTPAEAVEGADVVLTMLYDGPATLDVMRQAAPALRAGTPWIQSTTAGIEGVGELAGFAREKGLVFYDAPVLGTRQPAEAGQLLVLAAGPSDGRDAVSTVFDAVGTRTVWTGEDGAAAGATRLKLVANSWVLAATSATGETLALAKALGVDPRSFFDAIAGGPLDMGYLHAKSALILEDRLSPAAFAVSTAAKDARLIVEAGEQHGVRLDVAAASAERFARAAAQGHADEDMAAAYFASFDEHSGHAASRSDDSSGG; via the coding sequence ATGACCGACAAGCTCACTGTCAGTGTCCTGGGCACCGGAATCATGGGCGCCGCGATGGCCCGTAACCTCGCCCGTGCCGGACACGGCGTCCGGGTCTGGAACCGCAGCCGCGACAAGGCCGAACCGCTCGCCGTCGACGGTGCGCACGTCGCCGGCACGCCGGCCGAGGCGGTCGAGGGCGCCGATGTCGTGCTGACCATGCTGTACGACGGCCCCGCCACGCTGGACGTGATGCGGCAGGCCGCGCCCGCACTGCGCGCGGGCACGCCGTGGATCCAGTCCACGACGGCGGGCATCGAAGGCGTCGGCGAGCTGGCCGGTTTCGCCCGCGAGAAGGGCCTGGTGTTCTACGACGCGCCCGTGCTCGGCACCCGGCAGCCCGCCGAGGCAGGGCAGTTGCTCGTCCTCGCGGCCGGACCGAGCGACGGCCGGGACGCCGTCTCGACGGTCTTCGACGCGGTCGGCACCCGTACGGTGTGGACCGGTGAGGACGGGGCGGCGGCCGGCGCCACCCGTCTCAAGCTCGTGGCCAACAGCTGGGTCCTCGCCGCCACCAGCGCGACCGGCGAGACCCTTGCCCTGGCCAAGGCGCTGGGCGTGGATCCGCGGAGCTTCTTCGACGCCATCGCCGGCGGCCCGCTCGACATGGGGTACCTGCACGCCAAGAGCGCCCTCATCCTTGAGGACAGGTTGTCGCCGGCCGCCTTCGCCGTGTCCACCGCGGCGAAGGACGCCCGCCTCATCGTCGAGGCCGGTGAGCAGCACGGGGTCCGCCTCGATGTGGCGGCCGCCAGCGCCGAGCGCTTCGCCCGGGCCGCCGCGCAGGGCCACGCCGACGAGGACATGGCCGCCGCCTACTTCGCGAGCTTCGACGAGCACTCCGGGCACGCGGCATCCCGGTCGGACGACAGCTCCGGCGGCTGA
- a CDS encoding DUF6332 family protein: MEHTGGRRIQSERDAITVEIGYALASAVFAAAVVFGGLAGPALLFDLPTTVEKVLLAAGTTLAAILFFVRVVSVLVRFRQGSQPSQPGRTNPDS, translated from the coding sequence ATGGAACACACCGGGGGACGACGGATCCAGTCCGAGCGGGACGCGATCACCGTGGAGATCGGATACGCGCTGGCGAGCGCCGTGTTCGCCGCGGCCGTGGTGTTCGGAGGTCTCGCCGGTCCCGCGCTGCTCTTCGACCTGCCGACGACGGTCGAGAAGGTCCTGCTCGCCGCCGGGACGACGCTCGCGGCCATCCTCTTCTTCGTGCGGGTGGTCTCGGTGCTGGTTCGTTTCCGGCAGGGGTCTCAGCCCAGCCAGCCAGGCCGCACCAACCCCGACTCGTAG
- a CDS encoding carbonic anhydrase, whose translation MNSDPAPHIAAGATPPARRSLLRAALTGTAVLGAGLAVGAGPAAAASPVAARKRPTTAEEALRELAAGNRRWRTFRERHPDESAAVRQALTTGQHPFALVLGCIDSRVPPELVFDQGLGDLMTVRSAGQVLDEAVLGSLAYGVLELGIPLLMVLGHQSCGAVKATVQADESGEELPNHIQYLADRISPAIDRGKEGDARVDATIDANVRLVRSQLAAEPDLAAKVDSGALAVVGARYELTTQLVHRIG comes from the coding sequence GTGAACTCTGACCCAGCACCCCACATAGCCGCCGGCGCGACACCCCCCGCCCGGCGTTCCCTCCTCCGTGCCGCGCTCACCGGGACCGCCGTCCTCGGCGCGGGGCTGGCCGTAGGCGCCGGGCCCGCGGCGGCCGCGTCCCCCGTCGCAGCGCGCAAGCGGCCCACCACCGCCGAGGAGGCACTGCGGGAGCTGGCGGCGGGCAACCGGCGCTGGCGCACCTTCCGCGAGCGGCACCCCGACGAATCTGCCGCCGTCCGGCAGGCGCTGACGACCGGTCAGCACCCCTTCGCGCTCGTGCTCGGCTGCATCGACTCCCGGGTGCCCCCGGAGCTGGTCTTCGACCAGGGCCTCGGCGATCTGATGACTGTGCGCAGCGCGGGCCAGGTCCTCGACGAAGCCGTGCTCGGCAGCCTCGCGTACGGCGTGCTCGAACTGGGGATCCCGCTGCTCATGGTGCTCGGCCACCAGTCGTGCGGAGCGGTGAAGGCGACGGTCCAGGCCGACGAGTCGGGTGAGGAACTGCCCAACCACATCCAGTACCTGGCCGACCGGATCAGCCCGGCCATCGACCGCGGCAAGGAGGGTGACGCCCGGGTCGACGCGACGATCGACGCCAACGTACGGCTCGTCCGCTCACAGCTCGCGGCGGAGCCCGATCTCGCCGCCAAGGTGGACTCGGGCGCGCTGGCCGTCGTCGGCGCCCGCTACGAGCTCACCACCCAACTGGTGCACCGCATCGGCTGA